A genomic window from Emys orbicularis isolate rEmyOrb1 chromosome 24, rEmyOrb1.hap1, whole genome shotgun sequence includes:
- the KLHL26 gene encoding kelch-like protein 26 gives MAESGGAEFALERPSSLADKNRALKCTFSAPGHSTTLLQGLASLRAQVQLLDVILTINNEAFQVHKVVLAACSDYFRAMFTGGMRETNQDVIELKGVSAKGLKHIIDFAYSAEVTLDLDCIQDVLGAAVFLQMVPVVELCEEFLKSAMSVETCLNIGQMATTFSLASLKESVDAFTFRHFLQISEEEDFLHLPLERLVFFLQSNKLKSCSEIDLFHAAIRWLQYDQSRRANASQVLCHIRFPLMKSSELVDSVQTLDIMVEDVLCRQYLLEAFNYQILPFRQHEMQSPRTTIRSDILSLITFGGTPYTDNDRTVSGKVYYLPDTNVRQFKELTEMEVGSSHACVAVLDNFVYVVGGQHLQYRSGEGAVDICYRYDPHLNQWLRIQAMQESRIQFQLNVLYGMVYATGGRNRSGSLASVEKYCPKKNEWTYVCSLKRRTWGHAGATVGGKLYISGGYGISVEDKKALHCYDPAVDQWEFKTPMNEPRVLHAMVSANTRIYALGGRMDHVDRCFDVLAVEYYVPETDQWTTVTPMRAGQSEAGCCLLEKKIYIVGGYNWHLNNVTSIVQVYNTETDEWERDLHFPESFAGIACAPVILPQITTQR, from the exons CCTGGCTGACAAGAACCGCGCCCTGAAATGCACATTCTCTGCTCCTGGCCACAGCACCACTCTCCTGCAAGGACTGGCCTCGCTCCGGGCTCAGGTTCAGCTGCTTGATGTCATCCTCACTATAAATAACGAAGCGTTTCAGGTTCATAAAGTTGTCTTGGCTGCCTGCAGTGACTACTTCAG GGCAATGTTCACAGGAGGGATGAGAGAAACCAACCAAGATGTGATTGAACTGAAAGGGGTATCCGCAAAAGGACTGAAACACATAATAGACTTTGCTTATAGCGCTGAAGTGACTCTCGATCTTGATTGTATTCAGGatgtgctgggagctgcagtctTCCTCCAGATGGTGCCTGTGGTGGAGCTCTGTGAAGAGTTCCTGAAGTCTGCGATGAGTGTTGAAACGTGTCTTAATATCGGGCAGATGGCCACCACCTTCAGTCTTGCGTCCTTGAAGGAATCCGTGGACGCATTCACCTTTAGGCACTTCCTTCAGATTTCTGAGGAAGAGGACTTTCTCCACCTGCCCCTGGAGCGCCTTGTCTTCTTCCTGCAGAGCAATAAACTGAAGAGCTGCAGTGAAATAGACCTCTTCCACGCTGCCATCCGCTGGCTGCAGTATGACCAGTCCCGCCGTGCCAACGCCAGCCAGGTGCTCTGCCACATTCGCTTCCCACTCATGAAATCGTCCGAGTTGGTGGACAGCGTGCAGACCCTGGACATCATGGTGGAAGACGTCTTGTGCCGGCAGTATTTGCTGGAGGCGTTCAACTACCAGATCCTGCCCTTCCGCCAGCATGAGATGCAGTCTCCTCGAACCACCATCCGCTCAGACATCCTGTCCCTCATCACCTTTGGCGGCACCCCATACACTGACAACGACCGGACTGTGAGCGGCAAAGTGTATTACTTGCCGGACACCAATGTGCGTCAATTCAAGGAGCTCACTGAGATGGAGGTGGGCAGCAGCCATGCCTGTGTGGCTGTGCTCGACAACTTTGTCTACGTTGTGGGGGGGCAGCATCTGCAGTACCGCAGTGGGGAGGGAGCTGTCGATATCTGCTACCGCTATGACCCCCACTTAAACCAGTGGCTGCGCATCCAAGCCATGCAAGAGAGCAGGATACAATTTCAGCTGAACGTTTTGTACGGCATGGTGTATGCTACGGGTGGGAGGAACCGGTCGGGGAGCCTGGCCTCCGTAGAGAAGTACTGTCCCAAGAAGAATGAGTGGACCTATGTGTGTTCCCTCAAACGCAGGACGTGGGGGCATGCTGGGGCCACAGTGGGAGGCAAACTGTACATATCGGGTGGATATGGAATATCAGTAGAAGACAAAAAAGCTCTGCATTGTTATGACCCGGCAGTTGATCAATGGGAGTTTAAAACCCCAATGAATGAACCCAGAGTCCTGCATGCCATGGTCAGTGCAAATACCAGGATTTATGCCCTAGGAGGGCGCATGGACCATGTTGACCGTTGTTTTGATGTATTGGCTGTGGAATACTATGTGCCTGAAACTGACCAATGGACAACCGTGACCCCTATGCGGGCAGGTCAGTCAGAAGCTGGTTGTTGCTTGTTAGAAAAGAAGATCTATATTGTGGGAGGGTACAATTGGCACCTGAACAACGTAACGAGCATCGTGCAAGTGTATAACACGGAAACGGATGAATGGGAAAGGGACCTGCATTTCCCAGAgtcttttgctggcatagcatGTGCTCCAGTTATACTACCACAAATAACAACCCAGAGATAA